The Desulfurispora thermophila DSM 16022 nucleotide sequence AACCCGGACTTGTTAGCGAAAACCCTGTCTGTTTTCCAGGCCCGGGCGGGACGGTTGAACGAACAGCAGCTAATCGAAATAGTGGAAACTGTTTATGATGGTTACCGGGTGGAGGAAAGCGAACCCTTCCGGGAGGCTCAAGAAGTTTACCAGCTGGCACAAAAAAACAGAATGGGCATATTCGACAGCAGGTGGGAGGAGGACAGGGAGGTAACCCGTCTGGCTAAATACCAGACTGTGGCGGTTATACCCTGGTGTTTTTACGACCTGGTGCTGGAGCTTCCCCCTGCCGAACGGCGCTGGTACGAAGTGAAAGTGCCGCTCTGGTATTTCCGGGAGCACCGGCGGGCGGCCGGCAGTGGTCTGATGTTCTGTGACCTGGATTATGACCCCGCGCTGGGAGCAATATTGCGACCGGCGCAAGATAGGGATAACTTTATGTAACCAGTTGATATGCTCTGAGTAGCGTGGCGATTTTTTTGTTCTATCGGGCCGGCAGGGGGTGGCGGGTATTTCTCTCCAGGAAATCTCGGTCAGCGGTACGCTGATCTGGTATTACTATATTTGCCCGCGGGAAGTGTGGCTGATTGGTCACCAGGTTACACCGGATCAAGATGATGCCCATGTGAGTCTGGGCCGCTTCCTCCAGGAGCATTCCTATCCCCGGGAGCGCAAAGAGCTGCAAGTGGGAAGCAGCAAGATGGATATATTTCGCATCAGCGGGGATGAGCTGGTGGTGGGGGAGGTGAAGAAAAGCTCCCGCTACCGCCAGAGTGCCCGCATGCAGCTGGCCTTTTATTTATGGGAGCTGAAACAGCGCGGGGTGCTGGCCCGGGGTGAGCTGCGCTTTCCGCAGGAAAAACAGCGGGAAGAGGTGGTGCTGGACCGGCAGACGGAAGAGGAGCTTAAGCAGGTTTGCCGGGAAATCCTGCGCCTTTTATACCTGCCCCGCCCGCCGGTTCCGCGCCGCATCAGCTTTTGCGCCAGGTGTGCCTACGGGGAGTTCTGCTGGGCATGAGACAGGCGTGCCTTTATTGCCTGTAATAAAGATGGGCATGTTATTGCCCTGCATTTGGCCCATATGGGCCCCGCGCAGGCGGCCGGGGGGCGGGGAGGCTATGTCGGAGTTCATGGCGTGGAGGGGGAAGGTGTGAAAAAGACCTATTTTCTGTTTTCCAGCGGGGAGCTGTCGCGCAGGGACAATACCCTGTGCTTTACTTCGGAAAAGGGCAGGCGGTACATTCCGGTGGAGGACACCGGCGAGATCATGATTTTCGGTGAGGTGGATGTAAACAAGCGCCTTTTGGAGTTTCTTTCCCAGCACGAGATAGTGCTGCATTTTTTTAGCCATTACGGTTACTACATGGGCTCATATTATCCCCGTGAACATTTAAACTCGGGCTACATGACCCTGCGGCAGGCGGAACATTACCTGGACGAGGCCAAAAGGCTGGCTCTGGCCCGGGAGTTTGTGCGCGGAGCGGCCAAAAACATCCGCCAGGTGCTCAAATATTACCAGGGGCGGGGCAAGGATGTGAATGGGCAGCTGCAGGCAGTGGAAAACCTGCTGCCCACCATTGACAGTTGCGGCGACCCGGCAGCGCTGATGGCCATAGAGGGTAATTTGCGCGATCACTATTACCGGGCCTTCGATGCCATTATCGGTCTGCCTGATTTTGTATTTCAAGAGCGCAGCCGGCGTCCGCCCAAAAATTACTTGAACACATTGCTCAGTTTTGGCAACTCCATGATGTACACCATCTGCCTGAGCGAGATCTACAAAACCCATCTGGACCCGCGCATTGGCTATCTCCATGCCACCAACTTCCGCCGCTTTACACTCAACCTGGATGTGGCGGAGATATTTAAGCCGGTTATTGTGGACAGGCTGATTTTCAGCCTGCTGGGCAGAAAGATGATTGGCCGGGATGACTTTGAGCGGGGTACGGAAGGGAT carries:
- the cas4 gene encoding CRISPR-associated protein Cas4, producing MAGISLQEISVSGTLIWYYYICPREVWLIGHQVTPDQDDAHVSLGRFLQEHSYPRERKELQVGSSKMDIFRISGDELVVGEVKKSSRYRQSARMQLAFYLWELKQRGVLARGELRFPQEKQREEVVLDRQTEEELKQVCREILRLLYLPRPPVPRRISFCARCAYGEFCWA
- the cas1b gene encoding type I-B CRISPR-associated endonuclease Cas1b, with translation MKKTYFLFSSGELSRRDNTLCFTSEKGRRYIPVEDTGEIMIFGEVDVNKRLLEFLSQHEIVLHFFSHYGYYMGSYYPREHLNSGYMTLRQAEHYLDEAKRLALAREFVRGAAKNIRQVLKYYQGRGKDVNGQLQAVENLLPTIDSCGDPAALMAIEGNLRDHYYRAFDAIIGLPDFVFQERSRRPPKNYLNTLLSFGNSMMYTICLSEIYKTHLDPRIGYLHATNFRRFTLNLDVAEIFKPVIVDRLIFSLLGRKMIGRDDFERGTEGIVLKEKARRTFLEGMEEKLKTTIKHREIGRVVTYRRLIRLELYKLEKHLMGEKPYEAFVARW